The genomic stretch CTCAGAACTATAAACCCACGTAATAGGACCTGACCCAATTGAAAACGTACCAGCATAGAACAACACCGCCGCTATACTAAGCCAAATAGCCCATGTAACGGTGGCGCGTGAGCTATCAATAACAGTGAGACTAACTGCCAAAGTAAGAAGTGAGAGTATTAACCCACCAACACTGGTTAATAACAACGCGCGCCTCCCAACACGATCCAATAAAAAAGTGGGCACTAAGACAAACATTGTTTTCACAAATCCAACTGCTATAGTTGCAAGAAGTTTATTTGTGTCAGATTTGATCCCAGCCTTCTCGAAGATTCTAGGACTATACAAAACAACAGCGTCTATGCCAGTTGCTTGTGCGAAGAAGTGAAGGCCAAGGGAGGCAATGAAAATGTGACTAACTGCAGGTGTGGGATGAAGAAACAGTTCTTTCCATACGCCTTTGCCTTGAACTTTTGTCACTGAAACGATGTCGTCGTTGCAGTCCAAGGAAATTCCTGTAATCTCTTTAATATCATCTAATCTCTGCTGAGCTTCTTCTTTAGAATCAGAGATTTTATAGAGAACTTTTTTAGCTTCTCCTAATCGACCCTTGGCAACGAGCCATCTCGGTGACTCTGGCATGGCTAATACTGCAATGGCTAGGAATATAGAAGGGATGGCGCTGATTCCAAGCATCAGTCGCCAACCATAGTGAAGTGGCAGCTTTGAAAATCCATAGTTTGAGATGTATCCAACTAAAATCCCTCCATTCAAAAATACCTGAAAATAACTTGTTTCTTTAGACTTGAATTCAACTTTTGTGGCAACTATAATTGATTATTCTACCTTCTATTCTATCATAGAGTGATTTATGGCATGTAATATATAATAATCTCAAATTAACTTCAATTAATTTCTAATCTCAAAGGTAAATAATTAAAGAAAACTTAAATTAATTAGAAAACTTGCCTCAGGCAAAGAAGTGAGGAATCCACGAGTTGTAGTTGGGGAGACTTCAGAGATATAAACCGGAGCAATTAAGAAAGCAAAACCCATGCCAACACCGGCAAAGAAACGACCAAACATAAGAAACGCATAGTTCATGGAAAGTCCCATAAGGATAGCTCCGACGAAGAAAATTACTCCGGCGAGGACAATTGTGTAACGCCGACCAATCCAATCGGAGAGTCTCCCTGCTATGTAAGAACCTATGGGGGAGTAAATATTTATGATGCCTAGGAGAATTTCGATCTCTACGTCGGTTACTTTAAGGTCTCTTTTGATATAGATGGCTGCTCCACTCATCACACCAATATCTGTTACAATAATAATATCAAATATATAGTTGTTATAAATTGCATGATCACATAGATTCATCTAGTAATAGAAAAGAGTTTATGGTATGATTGTATCTGTACTCACTGTACCCAAGTAAGATAGAAATCATAGATGCCAAGATAGCACAAGTAAAAGAGAATTTGTTCCTTTTGGATTTGTTTTGAGGATCAAAATCTTCAAGAGATTTCAAAGCTTCCGTTGCTTCTGATCCCTCAGCCATCTTTCAGTTTGTTGATAAGGATGATGATTATTGTGTTTGGATCTTGGGTAGCTTTGAAAAAATCATTGCTATTAATGCTATTTGTGAAGTAGGTTTCTCTATTTTAACAACCTCACAGAAATAAGAAATAAGGATGTCTGTCCTCTTATATTTTTCTGTTTCAGCTATTTCTTCTATActtaattaatttatttaatgGTTGATTGTCATAAAAAAATCAAGACTAGAAAAATAATAGATTAATGATTGATATTAATGCACAAATTATAAAGCAAATCTCTTTGTCAGAAAAGCCAC from Lathyrus oleraceus cultivar Zhongwan6 chromosome 7, CAAS_Psat_ZW6_1.0, whole genome shotgun sequence encodes the following:
- the LOC127100361 gene encoding polyol transporter 5 isoform X1; protein product: MAEGSEATEALKSLEDFDPQNKSKRNKFSFTCAILASMISILLGYNIGVMSGAAIYIKRDLKVTDVEIEILLGIINIYSPIGSYIAGRLSDWIGRRYTIVLAGVIFFVGAILMGLSMNYAFLMFGRFFAGVGMGFAFLIAPVYISEVSPTTTRGFLTSLPEVFLNGGILVGYISNYGFSKLPLHYGWRLMLGISAIPSIFLAIAVLAMPESPRWLVAKGRLGEAKKVLYKISDSKEEAQQRLDDIKEITGISLDCNDDIVSVTKVQGKGVWKELFLHPTPAVSHIFIASLGLHFFAQATGIDAVVLYSPRIFEKAGIKSDTNKLLATIAVGFVKTMFVLVPTFLLDRVGRRALLLTSVGGLILSLLTLAVSLTVIDSSRATVTWAIWLSIAAVLFYAGTFSIGSGPITWVYSSEIFPLRLRAQGVSIGTMMNRLTSGIVSMTFLSLSKAITIGGTFFLFAGIAMVAWVFHYTMLPETHGKTLEEIESSFGSFWRKRNVNPTAEGVNNLNLRLVSG
- the LOC127100361 gene encoding polyol transporter 5 isoform X2, with the translated sequence MSGAAIYIKRDLKVTDVEIEILLGIINIYSPIGSYIAGRLSDWIGRRYTIVLAGVIFFVGAILMGLSMNYAFLMFGRFFAGVGMGFAFLIAPVYISEVSPTTTRGFLTSLPEVFLNGGILVGYISNYGFSKLPLHYGWRLMLGISAIPSIFLAIAVLAMPESPRWLVAKGRLGEAKKVLYKISDSKEEAQQRLDDIKEITGISLDCNDDIVSVTKVQGKGVWKELFLHPTPAVSHIFIASLGLHFFAQATGIDAVVLYSPRIFEKAGIKSDTNKLLATIAVGFVKTMFVLVPTFLLDRVGRRALLLTSVGGLILSLLTLAVSLTVIDSSRATVTWAIWLSIAAVLFYAGTFSIGSGPITWVYSSEIFPLRLRAQGVSIGTMMNRLTSGIVSMTFLSLSKAITIGGTFFLFAGIAMVAWVFHYTMLPETHGKTLEEIESSFGSFWRKRNVNPTAEGVNNLNLRLVSG